From one Mobula birostris isolate sMobBir1 chromosome 20, sMobBir1.hap1, whole genome shotgun sequence genomic stretch:
- the LOC140185185 gene encoding zinc-binding protein A33-like yields MASKAPAESWTEEVICAICLQFFTDPVILECGHNFCRSCITQYWEREERNSCPECREVFADRTLRVNRALVNLAEKARNLNLNPKGKESKLHCEEHEEELKLFCETDKTLICLICAVAQEHREHRFMPIKEAVNNYKDQLKSSLDSLTKKKSDFQEKEQQQKEKISRVRKQSHSVQTHITSQFAELRQIITEKEQSLLRDLREEEKRILNPMEKNLCEIQKNIRIIQEEITKLKEQMDQKDSVIFLKEEARQNRRINDDIQELKVTDETLPIEKFDHLYLFNTMLRETLDANYRVSVTLDVETANPYLEVSEDRKSVKQTRTLRNLPDTGKRFTVWACVLGSEGFTLGRHYWEVEVAGNRGWGLGVAAESVERKGWVGLRSETGFWVIGRVDAALHRDCDEFPSPESRLRVGRIPGRVGVYLSYQSGTVSFYNAETKTHLHTFTGNKFMEKLYPFFATWDGNQCLRICSGSALGL; encoded by the exons ATGGCTTCGAAAGCACCGGCCGAGAGTTGGACCGAGGAGGTAATTTGTGCCATCTGCCTGCAGTTCTTCACCGATCCGGTTATACTGGAGTGCGGGCACAACTTCTGTCGCTCTTGTATCACACAGTAttgggaaagggaggagagaaactCCTGTCCGGAATGTAGAGAGGTGTTTGCTGACCgcaccctcagggtcaatcgggcCTTAGTAAATCTGGCTGAAAAAGCTCGAAATCTAAACCTGAATCCAAAAGGGAAGGAAAGTAAACTTCACTGcgaggaacatgaggaagaactgaaGCTGTTTTGTGAAACGGACAAGACACTGATCTGTCTGATCTGTGCAGTTGCGCAGGAACACAGAGAGCACCGCTTCATGCCGATTAAAGAAGCTGTTAACAACTACAAG GATCAGCTAAAATCttccttagactctctcacaaaaaagaaatcagacttccaggaaaaggagcagcaacagaaagagaagatttcCAGAGTTCGG AAACAGTCACACAGCGTTCAGAcccacatcacatcccagtttgcTGAACTGCGCCAGATTATCACTGAGAAAGAGCAAAGTTTACTCAGGGATCTCAGGGAAGAAGAGAAGAGGATTCTCAATCCAATGGAGAAAAATCTTTGTGAGATTCAAAAGAATATAAGGATAATTCAGGAGGAAATCACTAAGTTAAAGGAACAGATGGATCAAAAAGACAGTGTGATATTTCTCAAG GAGGAAGCTCGTCAGAACAGGAG GATTAATGATGATATCcaggaattgaaagtgacagatgAGACCCTACCAATTGAAAAATTCGATCACCTCTATTTGTTCAACACAATGCTGAGAGAAACACTTGATGCCAATTATCGAG tctctgtcaccctggatgtggaaacggcAAATCCGTATctcgaggtgtctgaggatcggaagagtgtgaAACAGACCCGGACCCTGAGGAATCTCCCTGACACCGGGAAGAGATTCACAGTCTGGGCTTgtgtgctgggatcggagggattcacattggggagacattactgggaggtCGAGGTGGCGGGGAATCGGGGCTGGGGTCTGGGAGTCGccgcagagtctgtggagaggaagggatGGGTCGGACTGAGATCGGAGACTGGATTCTGGGTCATTGGGCGTGTTGATGCCGCGTTGCATCGGGATTGTGACGAGTTCCCCTCCCCTGAGTCCCGTCTCCGTGTCGGTCGCAtccccgggagggtgggagtttatctcagttaccagtccgggacagtttcattttacaatGCGGAGACCAAGAcccatctccacaccttcactgggaataaattcatggagaaactttatcctttcttcGCGACCTGGGATGGAAACCAGTGTCTGAGAATCTGCTCCGGTTCCGCTCTGGGTCTGTAA